The following proteins come from a genomic window of Emys orbicularis isolate rEmyOrb1 chromosome 25, rEmyOrb1.hap1, whole genome shotgun sequence:
- the LRRC3C gene encoding leucine-rich repeat-containing protein 3C, which produces MPLVDWFLRHSVTMWLLLQSFVLMTFCFHSATTFPKGCYHAEEDGYKTFRCSNAQLTEVPKDIPNDTNKLYLDFNQIAFLPVDAFRNLPVLLELDLSHNAIIRIESGAFRGLSEHLHSLDLSSNKLVSVNKDVFSNLKAKVNLSSNPWLCDCRLQELIRTVDLVAGSSGSIVCDSSAKEEHVGKPFLQVVTDMDFCSVYKKTTDIAMLVTMFGWFAMVISYLVYYVRQNQEDARRHLEYLKSLPSKQRKSEESSTISTMV; this is translated from the coding sequence ATGCCTCTAGTAGACTGGTTCCTCCGCCACTCGGTTACCATGTGGCTGCTGCTCCAGAGCTTTGTTCTGATGACCTTTTGTTTCCATTCGGCCACTACCTTTCCCAAGGGCTGCTACCACGCAGAAGAGGACGGTTACAAAACCTTCCGGTGCAGCAACGCTCAACTCACAGAGGTCCCTAAGGACATACCCAACGACACTAACAAGCTCTACCTGGATTTCAACCAGATTGCCTTCCTCCCCGTTGACGCCTTTCGGAACTTGCCGGTCCTGCTGGAGCTGGATCTGTCTCACAATGCCATCATCAGGATAGAAAGTGGGGCTTTCCGGGGCTTGTCGGAGCACTTGCATTCCCTGGATTTGTCCTCAAACAAGCTGGTGTCAGTCAATAAGGATGTCTTTAGCAATCTGAAGGCCAAGGTCAATCTCTCCAGCAACCCTTGGCTGTGCGACTGCAGGCTCCAGGAGCTGATCAGGACAGTGGACCTGGTTGCTGGGTCCTCTGGGAGCATCGTCTGCGACTCCTCTGCTAAGGAGGAGCACGTTGGCAAGCCCTTCCTCCAAGTGGTCACAGACATGGACTTCTGCAGCGTTTACAAAAAGACCACGGACATAGCCATGCTGGTCACCATGTTCGGCTGGTTCGCCATGGTGATCTCGTACCTGGTCTACTATGTCCGGCAGAACCAAGAAGATGCCCGTCGGCACCTTGAGTACCTGAAGTCCTTGCCCAGCAAGCAGAGGAAGTCAGAAGAGTCCTCCACCATCAGCACCATGGTGTGA